One genomic region from Leptolyngbyaceae cyanobacterium JSC-12 encodes:
- a CDS encoding Protein of unknown function (DUF2996) (IMG reference gene:2510094187~PFAM: Protein of unknown function (DUF2996)): protein MPEETTPDSVKEEAAADPKPAAKSKKEKVPALEDKPFATFIQDDFLPALKTGLEQQGISGVELSFEKAAIAVKGFSQYPPCSQVVGRWNSGYKQPRQFNLYFFDDDINGKKGFSYSESDSQASTLESFRIDERKSDLGLLVFWTLQRLNAQKWLVRN from the coding sequence ATGCCAGAAGAAACAACTCCAGATTCTGTAAAGGAAGAGGCAGCGGCTGATCCAAAACCCGCTGCCAAGTCCAAGAAAGAAAAGGTTCCTGCCCTTGAAGATAAGCCCTTTGCTACCTTTATTCAGGACGATTTTTTGCCAGCTCTGAAAACAGGATTGGAGCAGCAAGGGATTTCTGGGGTTGAGCTAAGCTTTGAGAAAGCAGCGATCGCGGTGAAAGGGTTTTCTCAATATCCGCCCTGTTCTCAGGTGGTGGGTCGCTGGAATAGCGGGTACAAACAACCTCGCCAGTTTAATCTCTACTTTTTTGATGACGATATCAACGGCAAGAAGGGATTTTCTTACTCTGAGAGTGATAGTCAAGCCAGCACACTAGAGTCGTTTCGGATTGATGAGCGTAAGTCAGATCTGGGGTTATTGGTGTTCTGGACACTCCAGCGGCTGAATGCCCAGAAATGGCTGGTGCGGAATTAA
- a CDS encoding putative hydrolase or acyltransferase of alpha/beta superfamily (IMG reference gene:2510094188): MESQARRRRLKAAIALNVLVQGQGFPILCLHGHPGSGQSMSVFTNHLSKQFKTLAPDLRGYGKSQTSQEFEMIDHLTDLERLLNQHQVERCLILGWSLGGILALEMALRSPDRVSGLILVATSARPWGNHPPISWQDNVLTGIAAILNRLNPGWQWNIETFGQRSLFRYLIQQHTPETYYYLAQEAMPAYLQTSQQATRALFRAIRQGYNRLPDVAQIQCPCLVLAGECDRHITAVSSQETAKTLPNAEWHCYPNTAHLFPWEIPTQVLTEIDQWIYCHPQVIK, encoded by the coding sequence ATGGAATCGCAAGCAAGGAGGAGAAGATTGAAAGCCGCGATCGCGCTGAACGTGCTGGTACAGGGACAAGGATTTCCCATTCTTTGCCTGCATGGGCATCCTGGCTCCGGTCAAAGTATGTCTGTGTTTACCAATCACCTATCCAAACAGTTCAAAACCCTGGCTCCCGATTTGCGGGGATATGGTAAAAGCCAGACAAGTCAAGAGTTTGAAATGATCGATCATCTAACTGATTTGGAGAGATTGCTGAATCAGCATCAAGTTGAGCGCTGCTTGATTTTAGGCTGGTCGCTGGGAGGAATTTTGGCACTGGAAATGGCACTGCGATCGCCGGATCGAGTTAGTGGCTTGATATTGGTCGCAACCTCAGCGCGTCCCTGGGGCAACCATCCCCCTATCTCCTGGCAAGATAACGTGCTTACCGGAATTGCTGCCATTCTCAATCGCCTCAACCCTGGCTGGCAGTGGAATATTGAAACCTTTGGGCAGCGATCGCTGTTCCGCTACCTGATTCAGCAACACACCCCTGAAACCTATTACTATCTGGCGCAGGAAGCCATGCCTGCCTACCTGCAAACCTCTCAACAAGCAACCCGCGCCCTATTCAGGGCCATCCGGCAGGGATACAATCGCCTCCCCGATGTAGCGCAAATCCAATGTCCCTGTTTGGTGCTGGCAGGAGAGTGCGATCGCCACATCACAGCAGTTTCCAGCCAAGAAACTGCAAAAACCCTGCCCAATGCTGAATGGCACTGCTACCCTAATACGGCTCATTTGTTTCCGTGGGAAATTCCAACTCAGGTATTAACTGAAATTGATCAGTGGATTTACTGCCACCCACAAGTAATTAAGTGA
- a CDS encoding tetratricopeptide repeat protein (IMG reference gene:2510094189~PFAM: Tetratricopeptide repeat) has translation MAMNESTVSVLLEDLKSANETIRDRATRELWRLWFEQKGMIGLEVLRRAQLLLELRDFDRAEELLNKLISQQPDFAEAWNRRAVLHYVQERYWEAIADCEEVVRLNPVHFGAFHGLGLCHMALGNYRAAIQVFHRALNVQPFSIENQRLILECTLKLS, from the coding sequence ATGGCAATGAACGAGTCAACCGTTTCCGTTTTGCTAGAAGATCTCAAGAGTGCCAATGAAACCATTCGTGATCGCGCAACCCGTGAACTTTGGCGGCTCTGGTTTGAACAAAAAGGCATGATTGGATTAGAAGTCCTTCGACGTGCTCAGCTTTTGTTAGAACTGCGAGACTTTGACAGAGCCGAAGAATTACTTAATAAGCTGATCAGTCAACAACCCGACTTTGCTGAAGCCTGGAATCGTCGAGCCGTTTTACATTACGTCCAGGAGCGATACTGGGAAGCGATCGCTGATTGTGAAGAAGTTGTTCGCCTAAATCCAGTGCATTTTGGTGCATTCCATGGGTTGGGACTTTGCCACATGGCACTTGGAAACTACCGGGCAGCTATCCAGGTCTTTCATCGTGCCTTAAACGTACAGCCCTTTTCCATTGAAAACCAACGTCTGATTCTGGAATGCACCCTGAAACTCAGTTAA